One Aphidius gifuensis isolate YNYX2018 linkage group LG3, ASM1490517v1, whole genome shotgun sequence DNA window includes the following coding sequences:
- the LOC122852398 gene encoding glycosyltransferase-like protein gnt14, which produces MIAILIKSVLLFGVIGWYSTNVWKIIDVYFKEKFEKYLQDEYAKNPKMKIDIQSPIINEEIISTISNNDYCNFENCPDNKINSKTLENLNTLKSDNSKKIELISNEEKKLKPIENNKININNNEKIKTKIKNSKLLINKKTNNNNNGKKKKKLSDKKKKVKSQLNDDFSEFDYENEKPHEGIPISELGFKPKADIGKLDRINAEEFCPISIDDNSDCFETKKWP; this is translated from the coding sequence atgattgcaattttaataaaaagtgtACTATTATTTGGCGTTATTGGATGGTACAGTACCAACGTATGGAAAATAATCGATGTTTATTTTAaggaaaaatttgaaaaatatcttCAAGATGAATATGCTAAAAAtccaaaaatgaaaattgatatacaatcaccaattattaatgaagaaataatttcaacaatatcaaataatgactactgtaattttgaaaattgtccagataataaaataaattctaaaacattagaaaatttaaatacattaaaatcagataattcaaaaaaaattgagctaatttcaaatgaagaaaaaaaactaaagccaattgaaaataataaaattaatataaataataatgaaaaaattaaaacaaaaataaaaaattctaaattattaatcaataaaaaaacaaataataataataatggaaaaaaaaagaaaaaattaagtgataaaaaaaaaaaagttaaatcaCAATTGAATGATGATTTTTCAGAATTTgattatgaaaatgaaaaaccaCATGAAGGTATACCAATAAGTGAACTTGGTTTTAAACCCAAAGCAGATATTGGAAAACTTGACAGAATTAATGCTGAAGAATTTTGTCCAATaagtattgatgataatagtgATTGTTTTGAGACTAAAAAATGGCCATAA
- the LOC122852403 gene encoding uncharacterized protein LOC122852403 codes for MGTHKDDKLRSMRKRLKLEKNDQKETNKLDPNIKNVETFNNQGFGDWLSSNNGIEMMKLFVVANSLLVFVTIAWPNMRLVASIISDYIKGENNE; via the exons ATGGGAACACACaaag ATGATAAACTAAGGAGCATGAGAAAACGtttaaaattggaaaaaaatgatcaaaaagaaacaaataaattggatcctaatattaaaaatgttgaaacatttaataatcAGGGTTTTGGTGATTGGCTAAGTTCAAATAATGGCATTgaaatgatgaaattatttgttgttgctAATTCATTATTAGTATTTGTTACAATTGCATGGCCTAATATGAGATTAGTTGCTTCAATAATAAGTGATTATATTAAAGGAGAAAATaacgaataa